One region of Oryza sativa Japonica Group chromosome 5, ASM3414082v1 genomic DNA includes:
- the LOC107276590 gene encoding F-box/FBD/LRR-repeat protein At1g13570 — MGLLSLKRLMSTQRRPRPRRRRRRRRQVQARDGSVTLLAKRKGSPCQQEEDDNQDAKRMRNPRVSLPEDIWYHIHSLLPLRDAARAACVSSTFLYSWRCRPNLIFSKKTLGLNGNWRENVRELVNKVDHIMKNHSGIGLRTFGLQSYNLINTYYLDRWLNIAITPAIEELSLTQFPENNTKYYNFPCSILFNRGGNSIKHICLSHCAFRPTGGLNFLRRLHLGEVHITGDELECLLSNSFALEQLTLKYCKELNYLRIPCQLQQLKDLEVYERKALQMMEVKAPNLSTFHYDGNLARLSDGGLLAVKKLRISSFYQYNNVHYASANLSSIVPTIETLIISSFGEKFNTVVAPFKFLHLKSLKISLIGFNGAFSPAYDYLSLAYFIGASPVLETFTLIVSQIRMEHDVISENSSHLRQMPRSSHGNIKNVNIIGFCSAKSMIELTCHILENATSLECLTLDTIHDDYVHPDRLSVHEVGFCGRIGSPMIMEAENALLAIKRYIVGKVPSTVKLVVLKPCGWCHATEGLGVKDHRVA, encoded by the exons ATGGGGTTGCTGTCGCTGAAGCGGCTCATGTCGACGCAGCGGCGGCCCCggccccggcgacggcgacggcgacggcggcaagtcCAAGCCCGTG ATGGATCGGTTACTTTATTGGCTAAACGAAAGGGTTCACCCTGCcaacaagaagaagatgatAACCAAGATGCCAAAAGAATGAGAAATCCACGGGTCTCCCTTCCAGAG GATATCTGGTATCATATACATTCCTTATTGCCACTGCGAGATGCCGCTCGTGCTGCATGCGTGTCTAGCACATTTCTATATTCTTGGAGATGTCGTCCCAACCTCATCTTCAGTAAGAAAACACTGGGGTTGAATGGCAATTGGAGGGAAAATGTTAGGGAACTCGTCAACAAAGTTGATCACATTATGAAAAACCACTCAGGCATTGGCTTGAGGACATTCGGGCTTCAATCTTATAATTTGATCAACACCTATTATCTTGACCGTTGGCTCAATATTGCTATTACACCAGCAATTGAGGAACTCAGTCTTACGCAGTTTCCAGAGAACAATACAAAGTACTACAATTTCCCTTGCTCAATTTTATTCAATAGGGGTGGAAACTCGATTAAGCATATTTGTCTTAGCCACTGTGCCTTCCGTCCTACTGGCGGACTTAATTTCTTGCGAAGACTACATCTGGGTGAAGTTCATATTACTGGGGACGAATTAGAGTGTCTTCTTTCCAATTCTTTTGCTTTAGAGCAGTTGACACTCAAATATTGCAAAGAGCTCAACTACCTCAGGATACCTTGCCAGCTACAACAGCTTAAGGACCTAGAAGTGTATGAACGCAAAGCATTGCAAATGATGGAAGTTAAAGCTCCAAATCTTTCAACCTTCCATTATGACGGTAATCTAGCACGACTATCAGATGGAGGTTTACTGGCAGTGAAGAAACTACGCATATCATCCTTTTATCAGTATAATAATGTTCATTATGCCAGTGCCAATCTTTCATCCATTGTGCCAACTATTGAAACTCTCATAATATCTTCATTTGGTGAG AAGTTCAATACAGTAGTTGCACCTTTCAAATTCCTCCACCTCAAGAGCTTGAAGATTTCTCTTATCGGATTCAATGGGGCCTTTTCCCCAGCATATGATTATCTTTCTCTAGCTTATTTTATTGGCGCGTCTCCTGTCTTGGAGACTTTCACTTTGATT GTATCACAGATTCGCATGGAGCATGATGTGATTTCTGAAAATTCCTCACATCTGAGGCAGATGCCAAGATCCAGCCATGGCAACATAAAGAATGTGAATATCATTGGCTTTTGCTCTGCAAAGAGCATGATCGAGTTAACTTGTCATATTCTTGAGAATGCAACATCACTTGAATGTCTTACCCTAGACACAATACATGATGATTATGTTCACCCTGATAGATTATCTGTTCACGAAGTTGGTTTCTGTGGCCGTATAGGTAGCCCTATGATTATGGAAGCCGAAAACGCGCTCTTGGCTATCAAAAGATACATTGTGGGGAAAGTCCCCTCCACAGTTAAGTTAGTTGTTCTGAAGCCCTGCGGCTGGTGCCATGCTACTGAAGGTTTGGGAGTAAAAGATCATCGTGTTGCTTAA
- the LOC4339421 gene encoding uncharacterized protein, which yields MRGALGGRSRARQNAMRSGLVVLGAAAFGYLSFRVGFKPYLDRAQEAMDDTTHHGSASGAAAQPDHAGEEDDVATSKDPAVVLRD from the coding sequence ATGAGAGGCGCGCTCGGCGGCAGGAGCCGGGCGCGGCAGAACGCGATGCGGTCGGGCCTGGTGGTgctgggcgccgccgccttcggctaCCTCTCCTTCCGCGTCGGCTTCAAGCCCTACCTCGACCGCGCCCAGGAGGCCATGGACGACACCACCCACCACGGCTCCGCCTCCGGTGCCGCCGCCCAGCCTGACCACGCCGGGGAAGAAGACGACGTCGCGACGTCCAAGGACCCGGCCGTCGTGCTCCGCGACTGA
- the LOC9270952 gene encoding uncharacterized protein produces MQKSQGPTTARRRPLRLLPGNRTPHPPPPQGSRPRKPAPTPAAACRPATACPPASDAAAIDRLLLARSDLAGLVSQIDELVCAALECQSVSAKGKQEIESFSCFLSDTNSSLKQWSSRLKLALQASPEKSKNESKFTSAACSVPATIGNDRLLCSNIDEPDLVVSPSPLVSWRAGACMVDSGKQLFLLTPLTKTKTCSSRCPKSSTTQLKTTTGLDQLNLPNIPVLKLTISDDDCLDLEQSAKANESNTCVMTPNFIKAKKGSSGNSLFSPFSFTVQKSGRALPSPCLRTALSCKQQMFSPISEGSRKEEIPSTGPTQSGKPSEASGDISSDEISKDLASRYPDFYGFNQPTMTTYRRREADDTLDWFLSPLKTCVLMDPSDEKPIAPPARDSKSFIDTPCKGLESDNLQKIKELSDDKPIQTSSVHSKALLGTPWKGLESNILKKGQGISDDKPIQTPAIHSRALLGTPWKGLESTNLKGKQAGETTLKRELWTRFEAVSTNELHFDSSVFQRSDGRRFIDILEEEAS; encoded by the exons ATGCAGAAGAGCCAGGGTCCGACgaccgcgcggcggcgcccgctccgcctcctccccggcaACAGGACGCCGcaccccccgccgccgcagggATCCCGACCCCGCAAGCCCGCGCCCACTCCCGCGGCGGCCTGCCGGCCCGCCACCGCCTGCCCTCCCGCCTCCGACGCCGCGGCGATCGACCGGCTCCTCCTCGCGCGCTCCGATCTCGCGGGGCTCGTCTCCCAG ATTGATGAATTGGTCTGCGCCGCCCTTGAATGCCAATCTGTGTCTGCAAAAGGGAAACAAGAAATAGAATCATTCAGCTGCTTCTTATCAGACACTAATTCTTCTTTGAAG CAATGGTCTTCAAGACTGAAGCTAGCGTTACAAGCTTCTCCAGAGAAAAGCAAGAATGAGTCGAAATTCACCAGTGCAGCCTGTTCAGTACCTGCTACAATAGGGAATGATAGGTTGCTCTGCAGCAACATAGATGAGCCCGACTTGGTTGTCTCTCCTTCACCTCTTGTATCGTGGCGTGCCGGAGCATGTATGGTCGATAGTGGAAAGCAGTTGTTTCTCTTAACACCATTGACAAAAACAAAGACATGCTCATCCAGATGCCCAAAATCATCGACAACGCAGTTGAAGACAACTACCGGCCTGGATCAGCTAAATCTTCCCAATATACCTGTTTTGAAACTGACCATTTCTGATGACGATTGTCTCGATCTGGAGCAAAGTGCGAAAGCAAATGAATCGAATACTTGTGTCATGACACCTAATTTTATCAAAGCAAAGAAGGGGTCATCAGGAAACAGTCTCTTCTCACCTTTCAGTTTCACAGTTCAGAAGAGTGGAAGAGCACTACCTAGTCCATGCCTGAGGACAGCATTGTCATGCAAGCAACAGATGTTCTCTCCAATATCAGAGGGATCAAGAAAGGAAGAAATTCCAAGCACCGGACCAACCCAGAGCGGCAAACCTTCTGAAGCCAGTGGTGATATTTCATCTGATGAGATCTCGAAGGATCTGGCCTCGAGGTATCCAGACTTTTATGGGTTCAATCAACCTACCATGACTACATACCGAAGGAGAGAAGCAGATGATACTCTTGACTGGTTCTTATCGCCACTCAAAACCTGTGTATTAATGGATCCTTCAGATGAAAAGCCCATTGCACCTCCAGCAAGAGACAGCAAGTCATTTATCGATACTCCATGCAAAGGTTTGGAAAGTGATAACCTTCAGAAAATAAAGGAACTTTCAGATGACAAGCCTATCCAGACTTCATCAGTGCATAGCAAGGCCTTGCTTGGTACTCCCTGGAAAGGCTTGGAGAGCAATATCCTGAAGAAGGGACAGGGAATTTCAGATGATaagcccatccaaactccagcAATTCATAGCAGGGCATTGCTTGGTACTCCCTGGAAAGGCTTGGAAAGCACCAACCTGAAGGGAAAGCAAGCTGGAGAAACAACTCTCAAGAGAGAACTATGGACTAGATTTGAGGCGGTCTCTACCAACGAGCTCCACTTTGACAGTTCAGTCTTCCAACGATCTGATGGAAGGCGTTTCATAGACATCCTTGAAGAGGAGGCCTCATGA
- the LOC4339420 gene encoding hexokinase-2: protein MRKAAAAAVAAAAAVGVALLVRRQLREAKRWGRADAVLRELEERCAAPPGRLRQVADAMAVEMHAGLASEGGSKLKMIISYVDALPSGEEKGVFYALDLGGTNFRVLRVQLGGKEGRVIKQEHDEISIPPHLMTGGSNELFDFIASSLAKFVASEGEDFHLAEGRQRELGFTFSFPVKQTSIASGTLINWTKGFSIDETVGEDVVTELTKALERQGLDMKVTALINDTIGTLAGGRYDDNDVIAAVILGTGTNAAYVERANAIPKWHDLLPKSGDMVINMEWGNFRSSHLPLTEFDQALDAESLNPGEQVYEKLISGMYLGEIVRRVLLKMAEEASLFGDEVPPKLKIPFIIRTPYMSMMHCDRSPDLRTVGAKLKDILGVQNTSLKTRRLVVDVCDIVAKRAAHLAAAGIHGILKKLGRDVPNTDKQRTVIAVDGGLYEHYTIFAECVESTLRDMLGEDVSSTIVIKLAKDGSGIGAALLAAAHSQYREAEEL from the exons atgaggaaggcggcggcggcggcggtcgcggcagcggcggcggtcggcgtggCGCTGCTGGTGCGCCGGCAGCTGCGGGAGGCGAAGCGGTGGGGCCGGGCCGACGCGGTGCTGCGGGAGCTGGAGGAGCggtgcgcggcgccgccggggcggCTGCGGCAGGTGGCGGACGCGATGGCCGTCGAGATGCACGCCGGGCTCGCCTCCGAGGGCGGGAGCAAACTCAAGATGATCATCAGCTACGTCGACGCCCTCCCTTCCGG GGAAGAGAAGGGGGTGTTTTATGCGCTTGACCTTGGAGGTACAAATTTCCGTGTTTTACGGGTTCAATTAGGTGGCAAGGAAGGGAGAGTTATCAAGCAAGAACATGACGAGATTTCAATTCCTCCGCATCTGATGACTGGTGGTTCAAAT gaACTATTTGATTTTATTGCTTCTTCTTTAGCAAAATTTGTTGCTTCAGAGGGTGAAGACTTTCATCTTGCTGAGGGGAGGCAGAGAGAACTTGGCTTTACGTTCTCTTTCCCAGTAAAGCAAACTTCAATTGCATCTGGCACTCTTATTAATTGGACTAAGGGTTTTTCGATTGATGAAACG GTTGGTGAAGATGTTGTGACTGAATTAACCAAGGCTCTTGAACGCCAGGGGCTTGATATGAAAGTCACAGCATTG ATAAATGATACTATAGGGACATTGGCTGGTGGGAGATATGATGATAATGATGTCATTGCTGCTGTTATACTGGGAACAGGTACTAATGCAGCATACGTGGAACGTGCCAATGCAATTCCTAAATGGCATGACCTCCTGCCGAAGTCAGGAGATATG GTAATAAATATGGAATGGGGGAACTTCAGGTCATCCCATCTTCCTTTGACTGAATTTGATCAAGCATTAGATGCTGAAAGTTTGAATCCTGGTGAACAG GTTTACGAAAAGTTGATCTCTGGCATGTATTTGGGAGAAATTGTTCGTAGAGTCCTATTAAAGATGGCTGAAGAAGCTTCTCTTTTTGGTGATGAAGTACCACCAAAACTCAAGATTCCATTTATTATCAG GACTCCATACATGTCAATGATGCACTGCGACAGATCACCTGATCTCAGAACAGTTGGAGCGAAACTGAAAGATATCCTGGGG GTCCAAAACACCTCCCTTAAAACAAGAAGGCTTGTGGTGGATGTCTGCGACATCGTTGCGAAACGCGCCGCTCACCTTGCTGCTGCAGGGATACACGGGATCCTGAAGAAGCTTGGGCGCGACGTCCCCAACACCGACAAGCAGAGGACGGTGATCGCCGTCGACGGTGGGCTCTACGAGCACTACACCATCTTCGCCGAGTGCGTGGAGAGCACCCTGAGGGACATGCTTGGGGAGGATGTGTCCTCCACCATTGTCATCAAGCTCGCCAAGGACGGGTCAGGCATTGGCGCTGCTCTCCTTGCTGCGGCTCATTCTCAATACCGTGAGGCTGAGGAGCTCTAG